A region of the Enoplosus armatus isolate fEnoArm2 chromosome 8, fEnoArm2.hap1, whole genome shotgun sequence genome:
CTCATTAAATATGCAAATCGTGTGAATTTCTATGCTCTGctagaattaaaaataaagttcAGAAGGTTTTAACACAGCATGAGTCTGTAACAACTGACCCACCTGCGAGTGGAGGACAAAAGCATGATTTATAATAACTGAAATGGTGTTGAGAGACAAAGCATGTGAGCAGAGTTTGGTCATTATCAGTTacaatttatttcttttagaATACATTAAAAAAGGCGACTGGAGGAAATGTGACGatacatttgtttacaaaagAATATTCCTCTTACAAATAACCGATCCTATAGGAGTTGCTTGCATTTCATAATTTGACATATTGTTTTTCAAAGTGTATACCACACTGaccttttgttttaaactgtgtgCAAATAATACAACGTAAGCCAGTAGAATATCacataaagataaaataacatACAACAGAATACCAAGCGGAAAAAGAAGAGTAGCAGAGAGTGAACTGGCAGAGTGGAAACACTTCCAATAATGGACATTTTCAAGTAAAAGCTGGCGTTTCAATAATGGAATAATGGAGTGTCgaataatgtgtgtctgtgaggaagTGGAATGAATATTATGTCTCACATGCTAAGACTcagtataatgtacatttctacAGCTCACTCCCTACATCACTCCTCTAACAGacacactgttttcattcactaattATTTCCAGTCAGTTTTCTTCCTGCAaaagtttcaaattaaaagcctgcTGGTAATAAGAGGAAATTCCTGTGACCTGCTGGaaggtttttaatgtaaaatctgtgTTGCGTTTCATTGACCCAACAGCAATTAAAGAACAGCAAAGTTAAAGTGACTGGAAATAATTAGTAACTGAAAACAGTATTTATGTTAAAGGGAGAAACTGACACGACGTGACTGTACTGATGGAAATTGTGCTGTAGGAATGTACACTATACTGAATTTATcaagacaacagaaaaacaaggagggAGTTTGCATCAATAGCAAAGTAAAACATGGAGGCTCGTCTCTAATATAACCCTGTTTTACTTGAAGGTCTGGTCCTCTCTGTAGTTGAGGTGAATTAAGGTCCCACTACTAATTTACAGTAACTGTCTCGAGGATAATACAATTTAGTTTAATCCCCTTTAATACAAGACTGTGTACAGCGTGTTTGACAGTCCACATCAGTTCAATCTCACACAGTTTTCTGATTGTTGCGTTCATTAACAAGCTTCTATAAAACACTCAAGTAAGTTGGGCTCATTTATGCTCAAATGCCAATAATCAAACTcagcttttttaaatgaatgagagTTGTATCAGATAGTTGGTCTACGTTTCCACAGGGAAttacaggagaaagaaagacgTACAGAACGATAGGGCAAAACTGAAAGACAAGCACAGTCACACTGCAAGCCATGGAAGTCTTCCAACAGTTAGTTAGGCAGGCACTGACCCCCCGATCTCTTCTGGAGCTGGTCTCAAACCATAGAGCTACGGTTCAGGACAGAGAAGACCCTGCTGACAGTACACACCCTCCCCCACAAAGTATGAGTGAGAGATGTTCCCTTCTCTTCACATTCTTGTTTGATTTCAGGTCTAATGAATCCTAAagattacagtatttttatttgaaagctAAAAGCTATAACCTTGGActtacatatatgtatatactcCCTTTTTCTTACCCCCCTTTGGCCTGGTTTGACTTTTCTCCCTGTAACGCCCCCACCTGTGCCCACCTTGGTGACaaagcagacacagagaaggGGTGTTTTTCTTGGCCTGGTTTGTTTGCCCCTTCCCTCCCAATCCTGTGTGACCTGACACTCTATAGCAGAAGGCAGCCGCCCTTCTTGCCTCGTCTCTTGGCCTGCAGCGCCGCCCTGGTGGCCATCTCAAACACCTCCCTCACACCATCCTTGGTCTTGGCTGAGCACTCCAGGTAACCAGAGGCGTTGATCCGGTTAGCCATTTCCCTCGCCTCGTCTGACTTCACTGGTTCCTGTTTGGAAAATATGAAAGGAAAGTCagctcataaaaaaacaagacagagtgTTTAAAAAGTGCAGAGTTTAGAacgaaaaacattttaaaaacacttggAAGACATTGCATGTTCACTCCATCAATGGCCAAAATGTGGGACCACTTTATTGAATGACCAGTACATACTGTAATATTCCCAGAACTACTTCAACCCCAGCGTCTGAACCAGGAATTATATGATCAACATACATGGAAACAATTAAGAGCAATTGATGACGTTTATAAAAGCAGAAGGAAAGACCTCCAACACAAATTCATGTAGTTACAAGTTCACAGTTGTAAAGTTTCCTTTAGTCAACTGACAAAAAATAAccaatttaaatgatttaaatgaatgattaaatCATTTCTTGAGTAATTCATTaagtaaaaatcaaaacatccaaaCTCTAGCTGCCTTTccctgttttatatttttataaaccttttgtttttggtctgaCTTAATCAGCAATTTAAGGATTACACTATATTACAATAATTTTTTACATATTATACATCGTTTTAATAATTGATATATACTAATGGATTTGATTAGACAAATGGATTCCATTTATAAatagattaactgataatgaaaataataatcagctgcagctttaCAAAATGCTGATGAATTACATTATGAATCAAACTATAGTGCATGAAAGCTTAGAAACAAAGATGTCATGGCTGCCAGTCGATCCTCCTTTGGTGGGATTAGTACGAATTAATTCTGTGTGTACAAAACTCCACAGGTTGAAGGAGCTCCGGGGCCTCACTTACCTGTTTCATCTTGGCCAGCTCTCGACGCGTGTGCTCATCATTTCGCAGGTCTTTCTTGTTTCCCACAAGAATGATGGGCACGTTGGGACAGAAGTGCTTGACCTCAGGGGTCCACTTCTCTGGAATATTCTCTGCATCAGGCACAAGGTGTACATGTTGAACACGGAGCAAACACAAcgtttttaatcaaaaacacaagtgaTAAAAGAGGAAAATCTCACCCAAACTGTCAGGACTGTCGATGGAGAAACACATGAGGATGACGTCAGTGTCTGGATAGGAGAGAGGCCTCAGCCTGTCATAGTCCTCCTGACCCGCTGTGTCCCAAAGAGCCAGCTCCACCTACAACAGGACAGGACTGGTTTACTACCGAGGACTTCACTATTCACATACATCAGTATATCTTTATAAGGATTACATGTCCTACAATGAGAGGCTGCACAGTTTCTTAACTCTGAGCCTTGTTGATTCACTcgattttgacattttgaggcAGCAAGTCATGACAGACGCTGCTGATTTGCATTAAGAGGAATGGCTCTCTAACATATGCAAACATGTATGGGCTAAATCCAAAGTCTGTGGTTGTATATGAACCTTTGTAAACCTGTGGAAAAACTCTGCTTGTCAAATTCAAGTTTGTGAAAgatcaaaaacagaaagaattataaaaaataattattgttgaaaatgtaaGATAGAGCCTTTGTGAACGTCTGACTACAGAGTTGCACTGAGCCAtgacaatgtaaatgtgttcatATGGAATGTGAGTATTGTGTtgtattaaaggaatagtctaTGGATTGtacacagagctggagtcaggatgtggttagcctagcttagcataaagactgaaggggggaaacagctagcctggctctgtccgacGTCCGACGTCCGACCAGACACGTCTGGTACCTTGtacagaaactgaaatgtaaaattgacAATTTGGGATTTTAGGGGGAGTCAGTGACTTCCCAAAGTCTTGTGCTAAGGCTTGCAATCAGCTGTCATTACCTAGATAACGTATCCAGGTTCAGATCACAGGTGGAGATGGGGTGTGGGAGAGGCCAGGCGGATATATCAGCCAacattagcttattgcagatattaCAGTATCGGTGTGTGGGCAAATCAGTAACTGAAAGATACTGCAGTACAGAAACTCCAAACTAGGTTTGAGGTAATGAAACTGTGTCGCCGTTACAgtgtttgtccaccagagacaAGTTGATGTTTATATACTTTGAAACACACCCTGAGGTTCAGAGGTTCAGAGGCTCAGACTTCACACTCCATCCTGTTAATAGActactgtgaaaaaaaaacatttgtaattatAATAAACAGCTTACCTGTTTACCATCCACCTCAATATCCGCCACATAGTTCTCAAACACTGTGGGCACGTAAACCTCAGGGAACTGATCCTTGCTGAACACTATGAGGAGACAGGTCTTGCCACAGGCTCCATCACCAACTATCACTAGTTTCTTTCTGATTGCAGCCATCTGAAAGAAGTAAAGAGTAAAGACATTCACCAGTGTACACGATCAGGGATGTTACAGGCAAGTCTAGGCAGGTCagacacagtgaaaacatttaaccCGAGTTGAGCTATTCTGTTTGTGGAGAGCCCCGCTGTAGACACGTATTATGAGCTGTTGTACAAACCAACCGAACTGTGAACACATGCTCATGAATCACATGATGCTCCTAAAATCTTGCTTAGTACAGCTGCAGTTTCATCACAGTTTATATTTAGAAAAGTTAAGCAAAAACTAATGTAAACTACTAGTTCCTAACTCTGCTCTTTGGCAACAATGGCGTTGCAGTTTCCTGTCTTCTCAGTGCTGTAACGTGCTGCATTCTGCTGCACGTCTAACTGTCTAattcagaccaaaaacagcccTGCGTCAACACAACGTAACTGATGATGAAACA
Encoded here:
- the rhoaa gene encoding rho-related GTP-binding protein RhoA-A; amino-acid sequence: MAAIRKKLVIVGDGACGKTCLLIVFSKDQFPEVYVPTVFENYVADIEVDGKQVELALWDTAGQEDYDRLRPLSYPDTDVILMCFSIDSPDSLENIPEKWTPEVKHFCPNVPIILVGNKKDLRNDEHTRRELAKMKQEPVKSDEAREMANRINASGYLECSAKTKDGVREVFEMATRAALQAKRRGKKGGCLLL